A window of Ignavibacteriales bacterium contains these coding sequences:
- a CDS encoding CoA-binding protein, with translation MNYEQKVKDFLNQKSIAIAGVSRNPQGSVGNPIYKKFKENGYNIFPVNPNAEMIEGDKCYPNLKSIPEKVDAVFIATSPAISTEIVKQSIDAGVKTIWFHRSMGNGSFSEEAAKLGEGKGITVIRSGCPMMYISKVDPFHKMMRFFMKLFGKLK, from the coding sequence ATGAACTACGAACAAAAAGTAAAAGACTTTCTTAATCAGAAATCAATTGCTATTGCCGGTGTATCGCGCAATCCTCAAGGATCAGTTGGTAATCCAATCTATAAAAAATTTAAGGAAAACGGTTATAACATTTTTCCAGTTAATCCAAATGCAGAAATGATTGAAGGAGACAAGTGTTATCCGAATTTAAAATCTATTCCCGAAAAAGTTGATGCTGTTTTCATCGCAACAAGTCCGGCAATCTCAACTGAAATTGTAAAACAGAGTATTGATGCCGGAGTTAAGACAATCTGGTTTCACCGTTCAATGGGAAACGGAAGTTTCTCAGAAGAGGCGGCAAAACTTGGAGAAGGTAAAGGCATAACTGTAATCAGAAGCGGATGCCCGATGATGTATATTAGTAAAGTGGATCCCTTTCATAAAATGATGCGGTTCTTTATGAAACTCTTTGGAAAGCTGAAATAA
- a CDS encoding T9SS type A sorting domain-containing protein: protein MRRTYNYIFRLVLIFLLTTAIQNKILSQSTLPTISLDINKIHWGNYTPQIPDGLATITFTPGTQAKYLSIGATNNATSQFNIIVSNMYLPSSSETPGPLIFSTTFDFSLISAPPYSVPLSLTVYIHLLDAVGFYPFDPSTFVDQKIITVNTVENNAIGAGDGTDPGITITPLVRPGQSVGDPMTNYQYRPDAPNLDLDNTQNGISATYAGDLNACVPTATANSMKWLQSKYTDVSLPADMNLKKTEQTLSGKMKRKNGQGTPINNFISGKLDFIEQYNLPLEVKFQSSWNNNPVGVVSTSGKSIGRNFDDRNNPNPKPTWDYLLKNMKNGEDVEMNYFWKDPTDQKWYGHSVNVTGLNEFQDGTKKIAFKHDGNQSATGGLREDIEQVTVDANGWMRFGQNNQNFITDVVAESPVVQEGRDAAAFFNEFFTDAAPRKVTGNLATPQFVEVALKSTITDINNYTVTMYDGKTGASYATYTLDQFTVGTTSNGLTTYYKTFPSNNLLGPPAGVAISRTGAVIQNQFISYGGSFTAVDGDATGLTSNDIGMIPTTASVQLSGSGTAFSQFSFNYGVPTPGNINQNESYSSTNLSKPGAVSPNNGDKNKSGAVTITWTKVTSALNYQLQISADPFFLTNILIDNSSLTDSTYSFANANLEGSKIYWRVRALGTNLTSGYSPIRSYSNKLNTPTNLNATSSSSKNNLTWTDNSTSETGYSIERKDGNASSANNYSVVQTVTANSNSYTDQNVTAGSTYTYRIRAVNNNAESDYSSTSTVSTVTAIEKDQRIPTEFSLDQNYPNPFNPTTIISYSIPENSFVQLKVYDLLGNVITTLVSENQGTGIYKITFDGSNLTSGIYFYQLITPKYSSTKKLMLIK, encoded by the coding sequence ATGAGAAGAACATATAACTATATTTTCCGATTAGTGTTGATTTTTTTATTAACAACTGCTATCCAAAATAAAATTCTATCACAATCTACCCTCCCGACCATCTCTCTTGATATTAATAAAATTCATTGGGGGAACTACACTCCACAAATTCCCGACGGTTTAGCCACAATTACATTTACTCCAGGAACTCAAGCAAAATATTTAAGCATTGGAGCTACCAATAATGCTACATCCCAATTTAATATTATAGTTTCAAATATGTACTTGCCTTCTAGTTCCGAAACCCCGGGACCTTTAATATTTTCAACAACTTTTGATTTTTCATTAATATCTGCACCTCCATATTCAGTACCATTGAGTTTAACTGTTTACATCCATCTTTTAGATGCGGTCGGATTTTATCCTTTTGATCCTTCAACTTTTGTAGATCAAAAAATTATTACAGTAAATACAGTGGAAAATAACGCAATAGGAGCCGGTGATGGAACTGATCCGGGTATAACCATTACACCTTTAGTTCGTCCAGGACAATCAGTTGGAGATCCAATGACTAACTATCAATATAGACCTGACGCGCCGAATCTCGATTTAGATAATACACAAAATGGAATATCTGCAACTTATGCAGGCGATCTTAATGCATGTGTTCCTACTGCAACGGCGAATAGTATGAAGTGGCTGCAGTCAAAATATACTGATGTAAGCCTGCCTGCGGATATGAATTTAAAAAAAACAGAGCAAACCTTAAGCGGAAAAATGAAAAGAAAGAATGGGCAAGGAACACCTATTAATAATTTTATTTCAGGCAAACTTGATTTCATTGAACAATATAATTTACCGCTGGAAGTAAAATTTCAAAGTTCCTGGAATAATAATCCAGTGGGAGTGGTGAGCACAAGCGGTAAATCAATCGGAAGAAATTTTGATGATAGAAATAATCCTAATCCAAAACCGACCTGGGATTATTTGCTAAAGAATATGAAAAATGGCGAAGACGTTGAGATGAACTATTTCTGGAAGGATCCAACAGACCAAAAATGGTATGGTCATAGTGTAAATGTAACCGGTTTAAATGAATTCCAAGACGGCACAAAGAAAATTGCATTCAAACATGATGGGAATCAGTCTGCCACAGGAGGATTGAGAGAAGATATAGAACAAGTTACGGTTGATGCCAACGGATGGATGCGTTTCGGGCAGAACAACCAGAATTTTATAACAGATGTTGTTGCAGAAAGTCCTGTTGTTCAAGAAGGAAGAGATGCTGCTGCATTTTTTAACGAATTTTTTACCGATGCCGCTCCTCGAAAAGTAACTGGCAATTTAGCAACTCCACAGTTCGTTGAAGTAGCTTTAAAAAGTACGATTACAGATATAAATAATTATACTGTAACGATGTATGACGGCAAAACGGGTGCATCGTATGCAACATACACGTTAGATCAATTTACTGTTGGAACCACAAGTAATGGACTTACAACATACTATAAAACTTTTCCATCGAATAATTTATTAGGTCCTCCAGCAGGTGTTGCAATAAGTCGAACAGGAGCCGTAATACAAAATCAATTTATAAGTTACGGTGGATCATTTACTGCTGTTGACGGAGATGCTACCGGTTTAACTAGCAATGATATAGGTATGATACCAACAACTGCTTCAGTTCAACTAAGCGGAAGCGGAACAGCATTTTCACAATTTAGTTTTAACTACGGCGTTCCAACGCCGGGAAATATTAATCAGAATGAATCTTACTCTTCAACCAATCTTTCAAAACCCGGCGCTGTTTCACCGAATAACGGCGATAAAAATAAATCCGGTGCCGTTACAATAACATGGACGAAAGTGACCAGTGCTTTAAATTATCAATTGCAGATTTCTGCCGATCCGTTTTTCTTAACAAACATCTTAATTGATAATTCAAGTTTGACGGACTCGACTTACAGCTTTGCCAATGCAAATCTTGAAGGCTCAAAAATTTATTGGAGAGTGAGAGCACTCGGCACAAACTTAACCAGCGGTTATTCACCAATAAGATCATATTCAAATAAATTGAATACACCGACAAATTTGAATGCAACATCAAGCAGTTCTAAGAATAATTTAACATGGACTGATAATTCAACCAGCGAAACAGGTTATTCGATAGAAAGAAAAGACGGAAATGCCAGCAGTGCAAACAATTATTCTGTTGTTCAAACGGTAACGGCAAATTCTAATTCATATACAGATCAAAATGTTACAGCTGGTTCTACGTATACTTATCGTATACGTGCGGTTAACAATAATGCTGAGTCCGACTATAGTAGTACTTCAACTGTTTCTACAGTAACAGCGATAGAAAAGGATCAACGGATTCCAACTGAATTTAGTCTGGATCAAAATTATCCTAATCCGTTTAATCCAACTACAATTATTAGTTACTCAATTCCGGAAAATAGTTTTGTTCAATTAAAGGTTTATGATTTGCTCGGGAATGTTATAACAACTCTTGTAAGTGAAAATCAAGGTACCGGAATTTACAAGATTACATTTGACGGAAGTAATCTAACAAGCGGAATCTATTTCTATCAGTTAATTACACCAAAATATTCAAGCACTAAGAAGTTAATGCTGATCAAATAA
- a CDS encoding alpha-amylase family glycosyl hydrolase, with translation MKFFKPFFLFSFLFLVSSYAQNGIQDIIKPVNLIAGKTDSMLISDMFYSNNYDLKFKENKKVKVNYNKRTGKIYFKADMNFAGMTLVDFKLAGNTYSFPVRSRVQQKFKFSYKPEKKYNKLTLFGSFNGWDRGNLPMKDENGDGIFETEVALEPGRYEYKFWGDGEEIVDPNNPNKKPNGFGDFNSLFNVANPDAGKLFLHVAGKEISKNESEFSFIYENEKDGNGIEQKNIIALLNNQRIDKKYIKIKNENIEFSFSKNHLKGKNLFCVAINKNGRSTNIQSIILLNGIPADNNNFTWNDGIIYSLMIDRFNDGDKSLNKPIVHDSLFEKANYMGGDFQGIINKINDGYFDSLGINTIWISPVYDNPDQAYKESPAPHRWFSGYHGYWPISSFDVEEKFGTIEKLKEIVSTAHKHKIKILLDFVANHVHENHPLVKQHPEWFGKLQLPDGRLNLRLWDEQRLTTWFEPYLPKFNFVGSKEVIDFQTSNAVWWLKTTNADGFRQDAVKHMPNEFWRALNQKIKKEIELPMNVSIYQIGETFGSYELISSYVNNGQLSAQFNFNLYDIALPTFLDKKMSFNSLDAELKKSFLVYGENNLMGNIMDSHDKNRFMAFADGDLELSQWSATEEGWNNPPKVDNPANYEKAKLYYAYMNTIPGLPVIYYGSEFGMTGASDPDNRRMMRFGNDLSKDERKMLEDVRKTINVRKEHPALRYGDFLTLRTDENIYSYIRSDMNERILIILNKSENPQQVELQLPDFYKINSVLDVISGEKIKVKKGKLEITVKGVGFRFLLL, from the coding sequence ATGAAGTTTTTTAAGCCGTTCTTTTTATTTTCTTTCTTATTTCTTGTTTCCAGTTATGCTCAGAATGGAATACAAGACATTATTAAACCGGTTAATCTCATCGCAGGTAAAACGGATTCAATGTTGATCAGCGATATGTTCTACTCAAATAACTACGATTTGAAATTCAAAGAAAACAAAAAAGTAAAAGTAAATTATAATAAACGAACCGGAAAAATTTATTTCAAAGCAGATATGAATTTTGCGGGGATGACATTAGTAGATTTCAAACTTGCGGGGAATACTTACTCCTTTCCGGTACGATCACGCGTTCAGCAAAAATTTAAATTCTCTTACAAACCCGAAAAGAAATACAATAAACTTACTCTCTTTGGAAGTTTTAACGGATGGGATAGGGGTAATCTTCCGATGAAAGATGAAAACGGTGACGGAATTTTTGAAACGGAAGTTGCGCTTGAACCGGGAAGATATGAATATAAGTTTTGGGGTGACGGAGAGGAAATTGTTGATCCTAATAATCCGAATAAAAAACCAAATGGTTTCGGTGACTTCAATTCACTTTTTAATGTTGCTAATCCGGATGCCGGTAAATTATTTCTTCACGTTGCCGGAAAAGAAATTAGCAAGAATGAATCAGAGTTTTCATTTATCTATGAAAATGAAAAAGATGGAAACGGTATTGAACAGAAAAATATTATTGCATTGCTTAACAATCAGCGAATAGATAAAAAGTATATCAAAATTAAAAATGAAAATATTGAATTCTCATTCTCCAAAAATCATTTAAAAGGAAAAAATCTTTTCTGTGTTGCAATAAATAAAAACGGTAGATCAACAAATATTCAATCAATAATTCTATTGAACGGTATTCCGGCAGACAACAATAATTTTACATGGAACGACGGTATAATTTATTCTTTGATGATAGATAGATTTAACGACGGGGATAAATCACTTAACAAACCGATCGTTCATGATTCGCTTTTTGAAAAGGCAAATTATATGGGCGGTGATTTTCAAGGAATCATAAATAAAATTAATGATGGATATTTTGATTCACTCGGCATCAACACAATTTGGATTTCGCCCGTTTATGATAATCCTGATCAAGCATATAAAGAATCTCCTGCGCCGCACAGATGGTTCTCGGGTTATCACGGATATTGGCCAATAAGTTCTTTTGATGTAGAAGAAAAATTCGGCACAATAGAAAAATTAAAAGAGATAGTTTCAACAGCACATAAACATAAAATAAAAATTTTATTGGATTTTGTTGCTAATCATGTTCATGAAAATCATCCGCTTGTCAAACAGCACCCGGAATGGTTCGGCAAACTTCAACTTCCTGACGGAAGATTGAATCTTAGGTTATGGGATGAACAAAGATTAACAACCTGGTTTGAACCGTATTTACCAAAGTTTAATTTCGTTGGCTCAAAGGAAGTGATTGATTTTCAAACCTCCAATGCAGTTTGGTGGTTGAAGACAACAAATGCAGATGGATTCAGACAAGATGCAGTTAAACATATGCCAAATGAATTTTGGCGCGCACTCAATCAAAAAATAAAGAAAGAAATTGAATTGCCGATGAATGTTTCCATATATCAAATCGGAGAAACCTTCGGCAGTTATGAATTGATAAGTTCTTACGTGAATAACGGACAGCTTTCCGCACAGTTCAACTTTAATCTCTATGATATAGCTCTGCCGACTTTTCTTGATAAAAAAATGTCGTTCAACTCACTTGATGCTGAATTAAAAAAATCGTTTTTAGTTTACGGTGAAAATAATTTAATGGGAAATATTATGGACAGCCACGATAAGAATCGGTTCATGGCATTTGCTGATGGAGATTTAGAATTAAGCCAATGGAGCGCAACGGAAGAAGGATGGAATAATCCGCCGAAGGTTGATAATCCCGCTAACTACGAAAAAGCAAAATTGTATTATGCATATATGAATACGATTCCCGGTCTTCCTGTTATTTATTACGGCAGCGAATTTGGAATGACAGGTGCATCCGATCCCGACAATAGAAGAATGATGCGCTTCGGAAATGATCTGAGTAAAGATGAAAGGAAAATGCTGGAAGATGTGCGAAAAACTATAAATGTTAGAAAAGAGCATCCGGCACTTCGTTATGGAGATTTTTTAACTCTTCGAACCGATGAAAATATTTATTCTTATATCCGTTCGGATATGAACGAGAGAATTTTAATTATTTTGAACAAGAGTGAAAATCCTCAGCAAGTAGAATTACAATTGCCGGATTTTTATAAGATTAATTCCGTCTTGGATGTAATCAGCGGAGAGAAGATAAAAGTTAAAAAAGGAAAGTTAGAAATTACGGTTAAAGGCGTAGGATTTAGATTTTTACTGTTATAA
- a CDS encoding cobalamin-dependent protein (Presence of a B(12) (cobalamin)-binding domain implies dependence on cobalamin itself, in one of its several forms, or in some unusual lineages, dependence on a cobalamin-like analog.), whose product MSKMILEAVYLHYLNALLDGDKKQCSQIVFNLIEQKVSIKEIYMELFQRSMYRIGQMWEREKCSVAGEHIATKITEALIELVSTSSLGDDDNGKLALITCVDKEYHELGARMVAGFLEAYGWRIIFIGSNTPQSDIITFVREKKPDLVGISNSFYINVIRLIKLIQAIKEEFPDQEIIIGGQALAEGRADQLSQYNNVHYITCLNGLEKYLTEYYPV is encoded by the coding sequence ATGAGTAAAATGATTCTTGAAGCTGTTTATCTGCATTATCTAAATGCACTTCTTGATGGAGATAAAAAGCAGTGCTCACAAATTGTGTTTAACCTTATTGAGCAGAAGGTCAGCATCAAAGAAATTTACATGGAGCTTTTTCAGCGCTCGATGTACAGAATTGGCCAAATGTGGGAACGAGAAAAATGTTCTGTTGCCGGTGAGCATATTGCAACAAAAATTACCGAGGCATTGATCGAATTAGTAAGTACAAGTTCTTTAGGAGATGACGACAACGGCAAACTTGCTCTGATAACTTGTGTTGATAAAGAGTATCATGAACTTGGAGCGCGTATGGTTGCCGGATTTTTAGAAGCATACGGCTGGCGTATTATTTTTATCGGTTCCAACACACCGCAATCGGATATCATAACTTTCGTCAGAGAAAAGAAACCGGATTTGGTCGGAATATCGAACAGCTTTTATATTAATGTTATAAGATTGATTAAATTAATTCAAGCTATCAAAGAAGAATTCCCAGATCAAGAAATAATCATTGGCGGACAAGCCCTTGCCGAAGGACGTGCCGATCAGTTATCCCAATATAATAATGTACACTACATTACCTGTCTAAACGGACTAGAAAAATATTTAACTGAATACTATCCGGTCTAA
- a CDS encoding phosphatase PAP2-related protein: protein MRKLKEIKSIWLPYLLDKSYRTKLLITLFLLVIILFFLAKFLAYNEARPGFTFNDPLLATFHPVDVTWLTFGLIYLGLIIALTFLMFHPNRMLTALQSYTLIAALRLITIYFLPLNAPLYIIPLKDPFVEFFGGGTTLLRDLFFSGHTSTMFLFFLTAKSKKLKSVFLICTILIAACVLIQHVHYTIDVVAAPFFAYTGYRISRLINKRKKKSS from the coding sequence TTGAGAAAACTTAAAGAGATAAAATCAATCTGGCTGCCGTATCTGCTTGATAAAAGTTACAGAACAAAACTTCTAATTACGCTTTTTCTTCTTGTTATAATTCTTTTCTTTCTCGCAAAATTTCTTGCATACAACGAAGCACGTCCCGGCTTTACATTCAACGATCCGCTACTGGCTACATTTCATCCCGTTGATGTAACATGGTTAACCTTTGGTTTGATTTATCTTGGATTAATAATTGCTCTAACGTTTTTGATGTTTCATCCCAACAGAATGCTGACAGCACTGCAATCATATACATTAATTGCAGCATTACGATTGATTACTATTTACTTCTTACCGTTAAACGCACCGCTATATATCATACCTCTTAAAGATCCGTTCGTAGAATTTTTTGGCGGAGGTACAACTCTTTTGCGCGATCTATTCTTTTCCGGACATACATCAACAATGTTCCTTTTCTTTTTGACCGCAAAGAGTAAAAAACTAAAAAGTGTTTTTCTAATTTGCACAATTCTTATAGCTGCCTGCGTTTTAATTCAGCATGTCCATTATACAATTGATGTTGTTGCAGCTCCATTCTTTGCTTATACCGGCTATCGGATCTCCCGCCTAATTAATAAACGCAAAAAAAAATCTTCCTAG
- a CDS encoding PAS domain-containing sensor histidine kinase, translated as MANFIYILSETIFIFQLGLLYTIQMSDNIKIERHKTFERLNEKARSMEELKLALYALNSISECISITDLNEKILYVNDAFLKTYGYSLSELVGQSITIIRSDKNDLQTISQIHPSTIKQGWRGKLWNKRKDNTEFLIELYTTTARDENGDLVARVGVARDLTEEIKSENILREAQIRFKELFTELKDAVYESNPEGKFIALNPAGMEMFGVSSIDNDELKNLDIGKIFYLDERERNKFKQELEKNGFVKDYEINIRRLNGTVATVHETSLAIKDSSGKIIAYRGILRDITEQKKSEGKLKQLIERLEYINNQLKISEEELKNANASKDKFFSIIAHDLRSPFSSLLSFSEFLVDDIDELPKEDIKSFAEKIHESAKNVFTLLENLLQWSKIQSGKIPYQPSNFNISFKINQIISLLTDNATNKKIHLVNEVSPNVVVFADEDMISSVIQNLLSNAIKFTNESGSVLFRSLIKASSVDISVTDTGVGIKEEDLPKLLRIDVHHTTYGTKDEKGSGLGLIICKEMIERNRGKIHVESKVGVGTTFTFTLPKA; from the coding sequence TTGGCTAATTTTATCTACATTCTGTCTGAAACGATTTTTATATTTCAATTAGGTTTATTATATACTATACAGATGAGCGATAACATCAAAATAGAAAGACATAAAACATTTGAGAGACTGAATGAAAAAGCTCGGTCTATGGAAGAATTAAAATTAGCTCTCTATGCTTTAAACTCTATCAGCGAATGCATTTCAATTACAGATTTAAATGAAAAGATACTTTACGTTAACGATGCATTTTTAAAAACATATGGATATAGTCTTTCCGAGCTGGTAGGACAATCTATTACAATTATACGTTCAGACAAAAACGACCTTCAGACTATCAGCCAAATTCATCCATCAACTATCAAGCAAGGTTGGCGCGGTAAATTATGGAATAAGCGAAAAGATAACACGGAATTTCTTATTGAATTATATACAACCACAGCCCGCGATGAAAATGGAGATCTGGTAGCTCGTGTTGGAGTAGCGCGAGATTTAACTGAAGAGATAAAATCTGAGAATATTCTTCGTGAAGCTCAGATTAGATTTAAGGAACTATTTACAGAATTGAAAGATGCTGTCTATGAAAGCAACCCAGAAGGAAAATTTATTGCTTTAAATCCCGCCGGAATGGAGATGTTTGGTGTTTCATCAATAGATAATGATGAACTGAAAAATCTGGATATAGGAAAAATATTTTATTTGGATGAAAGAGAAAGAAATAAATTTAAGCAAGAACTTGAAAAGAACGGCTTTGTAAAAGACTATGAAATAAATATTCGAAGGCTGAATGGAACTGTTGCTACAGTTCATGAAACTTCACTTGCGATAAAAGACAGCAGCGGCAAAATAATAGCATATAGAGGAATACTTCGGGATATAACTGAACAAAAAAAGAGCGAGGGTAAGTTAAAGCAATTAATTGAACGTTTGGAATATATAAATAATCAGTTAAAAATTTCTGAAGAAGAACTAAAGAACGCCAACGCCTCTAAAGATAAATTCTTTTCTATTATAGCACATGATCTGAGAAGTCCGTTTAGCTCTCTTTTAAGTTTTTCGGAATTTCTCGTTGACGATATTGATGAACTTCCGAAAGAAGATATTAAATCATTCGCGGAAAAAATCCACGAATCAGCAAAAAACGTTTTTACTCTTCTTGAAAATCTTCTTCAATGGTCCAAAATCCAATCCGGTAAAATCCCGTATCAGCCATCAAACTTTAATATTTCGTTTAAGATAAATCAGATTATCTCACTTCTTACAGATAATGCAACGAACAAAAAAATTCATCTCGTAAATGAAGTTTCACCGAATGTAGTTGTCTTTGCCGATGAAGACATGATTTCTTCAGTTATTCAGAATCTGCTTTCAAATGCTATAAAATTTACAAATGAATCAGGTTCCGTTCTTTTCCGTTCGCTTATCAAAGCAAGCTCTGTAGATATTTCAGTTACAGATACAGGTGTAGGCATTAAAGAAGAAGATCTGCCGAAACTTCTTCGAATAGATGTTCATCATACTACATACGGAACTAAAGATGAAAAAGGAAGCGGACTTGGATTAATTATCTGCAAAGAAATGATAGAACGAAACCGCGGCAAGATCCATGTTGAGAGCAAAGTTGGAGTGGGTACAACATTTACATTTACACTTCCAAAAGCTTAA
- a CDS encoding Xaa-Pro peptidase family protein: MSKEMILEKIDQAAKILNEKNIDMWMTYVRETGNMKDPMMDMMVGTGATWQSAFIITKSGDTHAVIGSLELENMKTVGTYKNIHSYLKSVKEKLIEVLDSIKPTKIAINYSHNSSLADGLTHGLYLELMDLLKDTKYVNAFISSEEIIASLKGRKSAGELANMKEAIKETLKIFDEVTKFLKPGITEKQVAQFVLDLCNKKGLELSWDVEHCPAVFSGPNTAGAHSGPTNRVVETGHVVNMDFGVKYNGYCSDLQRTWYICFPHEDKAPADVQRGFDVIKESITRAANELKPGKKGWEIDEIARNFIQIKGYEEYPHGLGHQVGRFAHDGGALLGPKWERYGNLPMLEVEEGNVFTIEPRLTIPNYGIATIEEEVLITKDGCEFLSERQNEIYLIK; encoded by the coding sequence ATGTCAAAAGAAATGATTCTTGAAAAAATTGATCAAGCAGCAAAAATATTAAACGAAAAAAATATTGATATGTGGATGACATACGTCCGTGAAACCGGAAACATGAAAGATCCTATGATGGATATGATGGTTGGAACAGGAGCGACATGGCAATCTGCTTTTATTATAACAAAGAGCGGAGACACACACGCTGTAATCGGATCGCTTGAATTAGAAAACATGAAAACTGTGGGGACATATAAAAATATTCACAGCTATCTAAAATCTGTAAAAGAAAAACTAATCGAAGTATTAGATTCCATAAAACCGACAAAGATCGCCATTAATTATTCGCACAACTCATCACTTGCAGACGGGTTAACGCATGGGTTATATCTTGAATTAATGGATCTCTTAAAAGACACAAAATACGTTAACGCGTTTATCTCATCAGAAGAAATTATTGCTTCATTAAAAGGAAGAAAATCTGCAGGCGAACTTGCAAACATGAAAGAAGCAATTAAAGAAACTTTGAAGATCTTTGATGAAGTAACAAAGTTTCTAAAACCAGGAATAACAGAAAAGCAAGTTGCACAATTCGTTCTCGATCTCTGCAATAAAAAAGGATTAGAACTTTCCTGGGATGTAGAACATTGTCCGGCTGTATTTTCCGGACCAAATACTGCGGGCGCACATTCGGGACCAACAAACCGTGTTGTAGAAACCGGTCATGTTGTGAATATGGATTTTGGTGTTAAGTATAATGGTTACTGTTCCGATCTTCAGAGAACATGGTACATTTGCTTTCCGCATGAAGATAAAGCTCCGGCAGATGTTCAGCGCGGTTTTGATGTTATTAAGGAATCAATCACAAGAGCAGCTAACGAATTGAAGCCCGGTAAAAAAGGTTGGGAGATAGATGAGATAGCACGCAATTTTATTCAAATAAAAGGTTACGAAGAATATCCGCACGGACTTGGTCATCAAGTTGGTAGATTTGCACACGACGGTGGCGCATTGCTAGGACCTAAATGGGAACGATATGGAAATCTACCAATGCTAGAAGTTGAAGAAGGAAATGTTTTTACAATAGAACCAAGATTAACAATTCCAAACTACGGCATTGCTACAATTGAAGAAGAAGTTTTAATAACAAAAGATGGCTGTGAATTCCTTTCCGAAAGACAGAATGAAATTTATCTAATAAAATAA